From a single Paraburkholderia sp. D15 genomic region:
- a CDS encoding pyruvate, water dikinase regulatory protein: protein MPPTVFIVSDGTGITAETFAHSILSQFDQKFRLVRVPFVDSTEKAYATLEKINEAVAQDGRRPIVFTTLVDSASNQIVKGSNALVLDMFQTFVEPLEQELELKSSHAMGRGHQNADTEEYKNRIEAINFSLAHDDGQSNRNLADADVILVGVSRSGKTPTSLYLAMQYGVKAANYPLIPEDFERGKLPTPLLAHRQKMFGLSIDPQRLSEIRNERRPGSKYAAPENCRYEINEAEAMMRREGIKWLSSTHKSIEEIATTILQEIKLDRPSY, encoded by the coding sequence ATGCCGCCCACCGTATTCATCGTCTCCGACGGTACCGGGATCACTGCCGAAACCTTCGCGCATTCGATCCTCTCCCAGTTCGACCAGAAATTCCGCCTGGTTCGCGTGCCCTTCGTCGACTCGACCGAAAAGGCCTACGCGACGCTCGAAAAAATCAACGAAGCGGTCGCGCAGGACGGCCGTCGTCCAATCGTGTTCACCACGCTGGTGGACAGCGCGTCGAACCAGATCGTGAAAGGCTCGAATGCGCTGGTGCTGGACATGTTCCAGACCTTCGTCGAGCCGCTCGAACAGGAACTCGAACTGAAGTCGAGCCACGCGATGGGCCGTGGTCACCAGAACGCGGACACCGAGGAGTACAAGAACCGGATCGAAGCGATCAACTTTTCGCTCGCGCACGATGACGGTCAATCGAACCGCAATCTGGCCGACGCCGACGTGATCCTGGTGGGCGTCTCGCGCAGCGGCAAAACGCCGACCAGCCTGTATCTGGCCATGCAGTACGGGGTGAAGGCGGCGAACTATCCGCTGATTCCGGAGGACTTCGAGCGCGGCAAGCTGCCCACGCCGTTGCTTGCGCATCGGCAGAAGATGTTTGGTTTGTCGATCGATCCGCAGCGGCTGTCGGAGATCCGCAACGAGCGCCGGCCCGGCAGCAAGTATGCGGCGCCGGAAAATTGCCGTTACGAGATCAACGAAGCCGAGGCGATGATGCGGCGCGAAGGGATCAAGTGGCTGTCGTCGACGCACAAATCGATCGAGGAGATCGCGACGACGATCCTGCAGGAGATCAAGCTGGACCGGCCGTCGTATTGA
- a CDS encoding RNA methyltransferase, with protein MKAITSRDNPLYKRLKALAGSTHQQRRGGQALLEGFHLASAYLDVAGQPELCVVTDGALAHDEARAIVARVDEHRVVTLPDALFGQLSNVVHGVGILLLVDKLDTPLPEKVAQTCLVLDGVQDAGNVGSILRSAAAAGIQQVFCAPGTAYAWSSKVLRSGMGAHFLLQIHEDVDAQTLIDRLSVPIVITDSHGAEAIYDCDLGGPLAWVFGNEGAGVSQIWRDAVSMRVTIPQPGGMESLNVAAAAAVCVFEQCRQQRGGRGRG; from the coding sequence GTGAAAGCCATCACCTCGCGCGACAACCCGCTCTATAAACGCCTCAAGGCACTGGCCGGCTCGACGCATCAACAGCGTCGGGGCGGCCAGGCGTTGCTCGAAGGTTTTCATCTGGCGAGCGCGTATCTCGACGTCGCCGGGCAACCGGAACTGTGCGTCGTCACCGACGGCGCGCTTGCGCACGACGAAGCGCGCGCGATCGTCGCGCGGGTCGACGAACATCGGGTCGTGACGCTGCCGGATGCGTTGTTCGGGCAACTGTCGAACGTCGTGCATGGCGTCGGGATTCTGCTGCTGGTGGATAAGCTGGATACGCCGTTGCCGGAGAAAGTCGCGCAGACCTGTCTCGTGCTCGACGGCGTGCAGGATGCCGGCAACGTCGGCTCGATTCTGCGCAGCGCGGCGGCGGCCGGTATCCAGCAGGTGTTCTGCGCGCCGGGTACGGCGTACGCGTGGTCCTCGAAGGTGCTGCGCTCGGGGATGGGCGCGCATTTCCTTTTGCAGATTCACGAGGACGTGGACGCGCAAACGCTGATCGATCGTCTGAGCGTGCCGATCGTCATCACCGATTCGCACGGCGCCGAAGCGATCTACGACTGCGATCTGGGTGGTCCGCTCGCATGGGTGTTCGGCAACGAGGGCGCGGGGGTGTCGCAGATCTGGCGCGACGCGGTGTCGATGCGGGTGACGATTCCGCAGCCGGGCGGCATGGAATCGCTTAACGTGGCGGCCGCGGCGGCGGTGTGCGTGTTCGAACAGTGCCGCCAGCAGCGCGGCGGGCGAGGGCGCGGATAA
- the rnhB gene encoding ribonuclease HII, producing MTAARAPRRKASVAGAAAQQTGLNFDTPDEIVCGVDEAGRGPLAGPVVAAAVIFDPSKPMIRGLDDSKALSAKKRDELYDKIVERALAYCIASASVEEIDSLNILHATMLAMKRAVEGLSVVPTLVKIDGNRCPTLSVRSEAVIGGDALVKSISAASILAKVTRDRMLLELHQAFPVYGFNAHAGYGTPQHLAALREHGPCEHHRRSFAPVREAHVRFFGASGGVHLQATGDVILVPATLTTGATLDDDAFGERSGV from the coding sequence ATGACCGCGGCTCGTGCACCGCGCCGCAAGGCTTCCGTGGCGGGCGCCGCCGCGCAGCAGACCGGTCTGAACTTCGATACGCCCGACGAGATCGTCTGCGGCGTCGACGAAGCCGGCCGCGGTCCGCTGGCCGGTCCGGTCGTCGCGGCGGCGGTGATCTTCGATCCGTCGAAACCGATGATCCGCGGCCTCGACGATTCGAAGGCGCTCAGCGCGAAAAAGCGCGACGAACTGTACGACAAGATCGTCGAGCGGGCGTTGGCGTATTGCATCGCGTCCGCGAGTGTCGAGGAAATCGATTCGCTGAATATCCTGCACGCGACCATGCTCGCAATGAAGCGTGCGGTCGAGGGGCTGTCGGTCGTGCCGACGCTCGTGAAGATCGACGGCAATCGTTGTCCAACGCTGAGCGTGCGCAGCGAGGCGGTGATCGGCGGCGACGCGCTCGTCAAAAGCATTTCGGCGGCGTCGATTCTCGCCAAGGTCACGCGCGACCGGATGTTGCTCGAACTGCATCAGGCGTTTCCGGTGTACGGCTTCAATGCGCATGCCGGTTACGGCACGCCGCAGCATCTTGCGGCGCTGCGCGAACATGGGCCGTGCGAGCATCATCGGCGCTCGTTCGCGCCGGTTCGCGAGGCGCATGTGCGCTTTTTCGGCGCGAGTGGCGGTGTGCATTTGCAAGCCACGGGCGACGTGATCCTCGTGCCCGCCACGCTGACCACCGGTGCGACGCTCGACGACGATGCGTTCGGCGAGCGCAGCGGCGTGTAG
- the lpxB gene encoding lipid-A-disaccharide synthase, giving the protein MVLQPTPLRIAMVAGEPSGDLLAASLLDGLASRLPDGTRYYGIGGPRMIATGFDAHWPMEKLTVRGYVEALRHIPGILAIRNELKRQLLAEPPSVYVGVDAPDFNFGLEHALRDAGIPTVHFVCPSIWAWRGGRIKKIAKAVDHMLCVFPFETALLEKAGVAASYVGHPLADEIPLVPDTLGARRALGLAEDGPIIAVLPGSRRSEIDLIGPTFFAAMEMMQHQEPGLRFVMPAATPTLREMLRPLVDSHPGLALTITDGQSQLAMTAADAILVKSGTVTLEAALLKKPMVISYKVPWLTGQIMRRQGYLPYVGLPNILAGRFVVPEILQHFATPQALAEATLKQLRDEGNRRTLTEIFTEMHHVLKQNTAQRAAEVVADVIDKRRARQ; this is encoded by the coding sequence ATGGTCCTGCAACCCACTCCGCTGCGCATTGCGATGGTGGCCGGCGAACCGTCCGGCGACCTGCTCGCGGCGTCGCTGCTCGACGGTCTCGCGAGCCGTTTGCCGGATGGCACGCGGTACTACGGGATCGGCGGCCCGCGCATGATCGCCACGGGCTTCGACGCGCACTGGCCGATGGAAAAGCTCACGGTGCGCGGCTACGTCGAAGCGCTGCGGCACATCCCCGGCATTCTCGCGATCCGCAACGAACTGAAGCGTCAATTGCTGGCGGAGCCGCCTTCGGTGTACGTCGGCGTGGACGCGCCCGATTTCAACTTCGGGCTCGAACATGCGTTGCGCGACGCCGGCATTCCGACCGTGCATTTCGTCTGCCCGTCCATCTGGGCGTGGCGCGGCGGGCGCATCAAGAAGATCGCGAAAGCGGTCGACCACATGCTCTGCGTGTTCCCGTTCGAAACCGCGCTGCTGGAAAAGGCGGGCGTCGCGGCGTCGTATGTCGGCCATCCGCTTGCCGACGAGATTCCGCTCGTGCCCGACACACTCGGCGCGCGGCGTGCGCTCGGTCTCGCGGAAGACGGCCCGATCATCGCGGTGTTGCCGGGTAGCCGACGCTCGGAGATCGATCTGATCGGCCCGACGTTCTTCGCGGCGATGGAAATGATGCAGCACCAGGAACCCGGTCTGCGCTTCGTGATGCCGGCGGCCACGCCGACGTTGCGCGAGATGCTGCGGCCGCTGGTCGACTCGCACCCGGGGCTTGCGCTGACCATCACCGACGGCCAGTCGCAACTCGCGATGACCGCCGCCGACGCGATCCTCGTGAAGAGCGGCACGGTGACGCTGGAAGCCGCGCTGCTGAAAAAGCCGATGGTGATCTCGTACAAGGTGCCCTGGCTGACCGGGCAGATCATGCGCCGCCAGGGCTATCTGCCGTACGTGGGGCTGCCGAATATTCTGGCCGGGCGCTTCGTCGTGCCGGAAATCCTGCAGCACTTCGCCACGCCGCAGGCGCTGGCCGAGGCCACGCTGAAGCAGTTGCGCGACGAAGGCAACCGGCGCACGCTGACGGAAATCTTCACGGAGATGCATCACGTGCTGAAGCAGAACACCGCACAGCGTGCGGCGGAAGTCGTGGCGGACGTCATCGACAAGCGCAGGGCGCGCCAATGA